Proteins encoded together in one Candidatus Eisenbacteria bacterium window:
- a CDS encoding FG-GAP-like repeat-containing protein — protein MHTNPPAHGATPKRLLTLAILLLLAPVPATASFTGITSNPVGQNGMGFGASWCDYDLDGDQDLYLSYDGPNFLLRNDAGSFTDVTAPPLDDIENGGAAVWGDYDNDGDPDLYLVNYLGTNRLFRNDRAAGFVDVTAAPLDDHGPGQGAAWADHDLDGDLDLYLVHYGTPNRLFRNDGAEGFVDATAGPLADAGWGLGATWADYDNDGDPDLYLTNDGPNRLLRNDGGGTFTRIPGLAIEDGGAGQGAAWGDYDRDGDLDLYVANWGTPNKLIRNDGGNVFTQITTGPLGDRGNTTGVAWGDYDLDGDLDLYMANYGAPGKLLRNDGGDVFTALTDGPLGSDGNGTSVTWCDYDRDGDLDLYLVNDGQRNILMRNDQATGNHWLELDLKGRVSNRSAIGARVRVKAGALSMIDEVSGGSGYLSQNSLTLEFGLAAHAQADSIVVSWPSGYEEVLVNVAADRRLTITELDVVAVEDMAPSAPPLRLGAPSPNPSGGRVRLDVSLPAAARVRLDVYDVHGRRVVTLIDGMRGPGRHPVSWESRDDEGRRVAAGVYWARFEALGEVRTRAIVIAR, from the coding sequence ATGCACACGAACCCTCCGGCCCATGGCGCCACGCCGAAGCGCCTCCTGACGCTCGCGATCCTGCTCCTCCTCGCTCCGGTTCCCGCCACCGCGTCCTTCACCGGAATCACCTCGAATCCGGTCGGACAGAACGGCATGGGATTTGGCGCGAGCTGGTGCGACTACGACCTCGACGGGGATCAGGATCTCTACCTTTCGTACGACGGTCCGAACTTCCTCCTCCGCAACGACGCCGGCTCGTTCACCGACGTGACCGCGCCTCCGCTCGACGACATCGAGAACGGGGGCGCGGCCGTGTGGGGGGACTACGACAACGACGGAGATCCCGACCTCTACCTCGTGAACTACCTCGGAACGAACCGGCTCTTTCGGAACGATCGCGCGGCGGGATTCGTCGACGTGACCGCTGCGCCGCTCGACGACCACGGTCCGGGGCAGGGCGCGGCCTGGGCGGACCACGACCTGGATGGGGATCTGGACCTCTACCTCGTTCACTACGGCACCCCGAACCGCCTGTTCCGGAACGACGGCGCGGAAGGGTTCGTCGACGCGACCGCCGGGCCCCTCGCGGACGCCGGCTGGGGCCTCGGGGCGACGTGGGCGGACTACGACAACGACGGGGATCCGGATCTCTACCTCACGAACGACGGGCCCAACCGGCTCCTCCGGAACGACGGCGGAGGCACGTTCACCCGGATTCCGGGTCTCGCGATCGAGGACGGAGGCGCCGGACAGGGAGCGGCATGGGGAGACTACGACCGGGACGGCGACCTGGACCTCTACGTGGCGAACTGGGGAACGCCGAACAAGCTGATCCGGAACGACGGCGGGAACGTGTTCACGCAGATCACGACGGGACCGCTCGGGGACCGCGGAAACACGACGGGCGTGGCCTGGGGTGACTACGATCTCGACGGCGACCTGGACCTCTACATGGCGAACTACGGCGCGCCGGGGAAGCTCCTGCGTAACGACGGAGGAGATGTCTTCACCGCGCTCACGGACGGACCCCTGGGAAGCGACGGGAACGGAACGTCCGTCACGTGGTGCGATTACGATCGCGATGGGGACCTGGACCTCTATCTGGTCAACGACGGGCAGCGGAACATCCTCATGCGCAACGACCAGGCGACCGGGAACCACTGGCTCGAGCTCGACCTGAAGGGGAGGGTGTCGAACCGGTCCGCGATCGGCGCGCGGGTGCGCGTCAAGGCGGGCGCGCTCTCCATGATCGACGAGGTCTCCGGAGGCTCCGGCTACCTTTCCCAGAACTCGCTCACGCTCGAGTTCGGGCTCGCGGCGCACGCGCAGGCGGACTCGATCGTCGTGTCGTGGCCCTCGGGGTACGAAGAGGTTCTGGTGAACGTGGCCGCCGATCGCCGCCTGACGATCACGGAGCTGGACGTGGTCGCGGTGGAGGACATGGCGCCGTCCGCGCCTCCGCTCCGGCTCGGAGCGCCGTCGCCCAACCCGTCCGGCGGGCGCGTGCGGCTCGACGTCTCGCTCCCGGCCGCGGCGCGCGTCCGGCTCGACGTGTACGACGTGCACGGCAGGAGAGTCGTGACCCTGATCGACGGGATGAGAGGGCCGGGGAGGCACCCGGTCTCGTGGGAGTCCCGGGATGATGAGGGACGGCGCGTGGCGGCCGGGGTGTACTGGGCTCGGTTCGAGGCGCTCGGAGAGGTGCGCACGCGGGCGATCGTGATCGCCCGCTGA
- a CDS encoding multicopper oxidase domain-containing protein produces MKRSAVVAVFVVAVAVAWIAAPAVAQVLLDPLSLEKYVDPLPVPGVLTGQTYYEVGAYQIQQQLHRDLPPTTVYGYGTSQETASYPGPSFVVQKGVPIEVRWTNHLPSPHILAYAFDPTMPAAETTTGIPIATHVHGAEVEPESDGGPMTWFTPGFAEKGHDWKKEVLHYANTQLPATIWYHDHAFGYTRHNVYAGLAGFYLVTDPASEPAGLPTGAYDLGLAIQDRMFTADGQLWYPNEGVTDVHPVWIPEFFGNVMLVNGKIWPYLDVEPRKYRFRFLNGSQARFYSLALQEPVGSTAGPAFWQIGTDGGYLAEPVLLNDPADAHSPRLILAPGERADVIIDFSGFAPGTEFILKNIGKAPFPNGESADPQTVGQIMKFRVGQPAGPDDSVIPAQLATVTRLSNPVRTRTMTLNEVMDPEGPIAALLNGMTFHDGPVTEYPELGTTEMWEVVNMTGDSHPIHLHLVQFQLLNRQRYNVKRYEHAFMQANPVMPAESYTEVPVAPYLKGKPVPADPNERGWKDTFRMNPGEVTRVLIRFAPQDESPAFAFDATAEPGYVWHCHILEHEENDMMRPYKLVAPGAGTFAAQAAGQVPWASEAPSATALRVPTPNPVVDGSNVAFSLRNAGHVELDVYTVNGRLVSRIAGGWYEAGDHTVAWQRRGVSGEPLANGVYIVRFRSGEVERSQKMVLVR; encoded by the coding sequence ATGAAACGCTCAGCAGTCGTCGCCGTTTTCGTCGTCGCCGTCGCGGTCGCCTGGATCGCGGCTCCTGCGGTCGCGCAAGTCCTGCTCGATCCGCTCAGCCTGGAGAAATACGTCGATCCGCTTCCGGTTCCCGGGGTGCTCACCGGGCAGACGTACTACGAGGTCGGCGCGTACCAGATTCAACAGCAGCTCCATCGCGACCTGCCGCCGACGACCGTGTACGGGTACGGCACGTCGCAAGAGACCGCCAGCTATCCCGGACCGTCGTTCGTGGTGCAGAAAGGCGTTCCGATCGAGGTGCGGTGGACGAACCACCTGCCGTCGCCGCACATCCTCGCGTACGCGTTCGATCCCACCATGCCCGCCGCGGAGACCACGACGGGAATCCCGATCGCGACTCACGTGCACGGAGCCGAGGTGGAGCCGGAGAGCGATGGCGGGCCGATGACCTGGTTCACGCCTGGGTTCGCGGAAAAGGGACATGACTGGAAGAAGGAGGTCCTTCACTACGCGAACACCCAGCTTCCCGCCACGATCTGGTACCACGACCACGCGTTCGGCTACACCCGGCACAACGTGTACGCCGGACTCGCGGGGTTCTACCTCGTGACGGACCCAGCGAGCGAGCCGGCGGGTCTTCCGACCGGCGCGTACGATCTGGGCCTCGCGATCCAGGATCGCATGTTCACGGCCGACGGCCAGCTCTGGTATCCGAACGAGGGCGTCACCGACGTCCATCCGGTCTGGATTCCGGAGTTCTTCGGGAACGTGATGCTCGTGAACGGGAAGATCTGGCCGTATCTCGACGTGGAGCCGAGAAAGTACCGCTTCCGCTTCCTGAACGGGTCGCAGGCGCGCTTCTACAGCCTGGCGCTCCAAGAGCCGGTGGGATCGACGGCGGGTCCCGCGTTCTGGCAAATCGGGACCGACGGGGGCTATCTCGCGGAGCCGGTGCTCCTGAACGACCCGGCCGACGCGCACTCGCCGCGGCTCATTCTCGCGCCCGGGGAGCGCGCCGACGTGATCATCGACTTCTCGGGATTCGCTCCGGGAACCGAGTTCATCCTGAAGAACATCGGCAAGGCCCCGTTCCCCAACGGCGAGTCGGCCGATCCGCAGACCGTCGGGCAGATCATGAAGTTCCGGGTCGGGCAGCCCGCCGGGCCGGACGACAGCGTGATCCCGGCGCAGCTCGCGACCGTGACGCGCCTCAGCAACCCCGTTCGCACGCGGACCATGACCCTGAACGAGGTGATGGACCCGGAAGGCCCGATCGCGGCCCTCCTGAACGGGATGACGTTCCACGACGGCCCGGTCACGGAATATCCCGAGCTCGGGACGACCGAGATGTGGGAGGTCGTGAACATGACCGGCGATTCCCATCCGATCCATCTCCACCTGGTCCAGTTCCAGCTCCTGAACCGGCAGCGCTACAACGTCAAGCGCTATGAGCACGCCTTCATGCAGGCGAACCCGGTGATGCCGGCCGAGTCCTACACCGAGGTTCCGGTGGCGCCGTACCTCAAGGGGAAGCCCGTTCCGGCGGATCCCAACGAGCGCGGCTGGAAGGACACCTTCCGGATGAATCCGGGCGAGGTGACCCGCGTGCTGATCCGCTTCGCGCCTCAGGACGAGAGCCCCGCCTTCGCCTTCGACGCGACGGCGGAGCCCGGGTACGTGTGGCACTGCCACATCCTCGAGCACGAAGAGAACGACATGATGAGGCCGTACAAGCTGGTCGCTCCGGGGGCGGGCACGTTCGCGGCGCAGGCCGCGGGCCAGGTCCCGTGGGCCTCGGAGGCTCCCTCGGCGACCGCGCTCCGCGTGCCGACTCCGAACCCGGTGGTGGACGGCTCGAACGTGGCCTTCAGCCTGCGAAACGCGGGCCACGTGGAGCTGGACGTCTACACGGTGAACGGCCGCCTCGTCTCCCGCATCGCGGGCGGCTGGTATGAAGCGGGGGACCACACGGTGGCCTGGCAGCGGCGCGGCGTTTCCGGCGAGCCGCTCGCGAACGGCGTCTACATCGTGCGGTTCCGGAGCGGCGAGGTCGAACGCAGCCAGAAGATGGTGCTCGTTCGGTAG
- a CDS encoding sigma-54 dependent transcriptional regulator has translation MTPETRILFVDDEESFRTITAKELRRVGYVVDAACTLEEARAALGRQSYHLVLLDVRLPDGNGLELLEDIRSSLPATQVVMLTAYGTVQEAILAMRKGAHDFLSKPCKLGELEAVLERALEVSHLERGNIALQREVDRLGPSDRFIGETPSVRELHDLVGRVATTDSTVLIRGESGVGKELVARAVHRQSRRAKQPFVVVDCASLHENLLQSELFGHEKGAYTGAVRLKHGLFEVADRGTIFLDEIAEMTPPLQVKLLRVLETGTFRRVGGTHDVKVDVRVIAATNRPLEIMLKEGTLREDLYYRLNVFSIAIPPLRDRREDIPVLVDHFIRNSSIVSKRAAVVSDAAMEILDRYSWPGNARELENVVERALILCDGGAILPEHLPLGIRIAPERSPNGDLDHHLTLADAEKRYIRQVLEECSGHRLKAAQILGISERNLYRKLKEI, from the coding sequence GTGACGCCTGAGACGCGCATTCTCTTCGTGGACGATGAGGAGTCGTTCCGGACGATCACCGCCAAGGAGCTCCGGCGCGTCGGCTACGTCGTGGATGCCGCCTGCACCCTGGAGGAAGCCCGGGCCGCGCTCGGACGGCAGAGCTATCACCTCGTCCTCCTCGACGTGCGTCTGCCGGACGGCAACGGCCTCGAGCTCCTCGAGGACATCCGCTCCTCGCTGCCCGCGACCCAGGTCGTGATGCTGACCGCCTATGGCACGGTCCAGGAGGCGATCCTGGCGATGAGAAAGGGAGCGCACGACTTCCTCTCCAAGCCGTGCAAGCTGGGCGAGCTCGAGGCCGTGCTCGAGCGGGCGCTCGAGGTGTCCCACCTGGAACGAGGGAACATCGCGCTGCAACGTGAGGTGGATCGCCTCGGCCCGAGCGACCGCTTCATCGGAGAGACCCCGTCGGTGCGGGAGCTCCATGACCTCGTGGGCCGGGTGGCCACGACCGACTCGACGGTCTTGATCCGAGGCGAGAGCGGCGTGGGGAAGGAGCTCGTGGCCCGGGCGGTGCACCGCCAGAGCCGGCGGGCGAAGCAGCCGTTCGTGGTGGTGGACTGCGCCTCGCTCCACGAGAACCTGCTTCAGAGCGAGCTCTTCGGTCACGAGAAGGGCGCCTACACGGGGGCGGTGAGGCTGAAGCACGGTCTCTTCGAGGTTGCCGACCGGGGGACCATCTTCCTGGACGAGATCGCCGAGATGACCCCGCCGCTCCAGGTGAAGCTCCTCCGGGTGCTCGAGACCGGGACGTTCCGCCGCGTCGGCGGGACGCACGACGTCAAGGTCGACGTGCGGGTGATCGCGGCGACGAACCGGCCGCTCGAGATCATGCTCAAGGAAGGCACCCTTCGCGAGGACCTCTACTACCGTCTGAACGTCTTCTCGATCGCCATCCCGCCGCTACGGGATCGCCGCGAGGACATCCCGGTCCTGGTGGACCATTTCATCCGGAACTCCTCCATCGTCTCGAAGCGGGCCGCGGTCGTCTCCGATGCGGCCATGGAGATCCTGGACCGGTATTCGTGGCCCGGGAACGCGCGCGAGCTGGAGAACGTGGTCGAGCGGGCGCTCATCCTCTGCGACGGCGGCGCGATCCTCCCCGAGCATCTCCCGCTCGGAATCCGGATCGCCCCGGAGCGCTCTCCCAATGGAGATCTCGACCATCACCTCACCCTGGCCGACGCGGAGAAGCGCTACATCCGCCAGGTCCTCGAGGAGTGCTCCGGCCACAGGCTCAAGGCGGCGCAGATCCTCGGGATCAGCGAGCGGAACCTCTACCGGAAGCTGAAGGAAATCTAG